One part of the Olleya sp. YS genome encodes these proteins:
- a CDS encoding TlpA disulfide reductase family protein, which produces MKKLLVCLAIVSIIACKKEAPKDYATFSGKIENKNSDSLVVYQGRTFNKTIKVNEDGTFSDTLKVNPGLYGVYDGKSQTYIFLENDMDVKMTIDAKDFKESASFSGKGAEKSNFLIEKNKFEDKLVDIEALKSLDSTGLESKIEDIKKQMLAFYDKNKAVDSTIIANSIKQVEPNLNGLKSYVLGSIKLKEQFPVGSPSPTFENYENFKGGTTSLSDLKGKYVYIDVWATWCGPCIGEIPSLQTLEKDYEGKNIAFVSISTDNGRGYRANSKEESFALAKEGWRKMIEDKEMSGIQLFSDKAFESDFVTGYKINSIPRFILIDPNGNIADADAPRPSYPNIKAYFEAYGI; this is translated from the coding sequence ATGAAAAAACTATTAGTTTGTTTAGCAATAGTATCTATAATTGCTTGCAAAAAAGAAGCACCAAAAGATTATGCAACCTTTTCTGGTAAAATAGAAAATAAAAACAGTGATTCTTTAGTTGTTTATCAAGGAAGAACATTTAATAAAACTATTAAAGTTAATGAAGATGGTACTTTTAGTGATACCTTAAAAGTTAATCCAGGATTATATGGCGTGTATGATGGGAAAAGTCAAACTTATATCTTTTTAGAAAATGATATGGATGTTAAAATGACAATTGATGCAAAAGATTTTAAAGAATCTGCTTCATTTTCTGGTAAAGGTGCAGAAAAATCTAACTTTTTAATCGAAAAAAATAAATTTGAAGATAAACTAGTAGATATTGAAGCTTTAAAAAGCTTAGATTCTACTGGATTAGAGAGCAAAATAGAAGACATTAAAAAACAAATGTTAGCATTTTATGATAAAAATAAAGCTGTAGATTCTACTATTATTGCTAATTCTATAAAACAAGTAGAACCAAATTTAAATGGTTTAAAAAGTTATGTTTTAGGAAGTATTAAATTAAAAGAGCAATTTCCTGTTGGGTCACCATCACCTACGTTTGAAAACTATGAAAACTTTAAAGGTGGAACAACATCTTTATCTGACTTAAAAGGAAAATATGTGTATATTGATGTTTGGGCTACTTGGTGTGGACCTTGTATTGGTGAAATACCGTCATTACAAACTTTAGAAAAAGATTACGAAGGAAAAAATATTGCTTTTGTAAGTATATCTACAGATAACGGAAGAGGTTATAGAGCTAACAGTAAAGAAGAATCTTTTGCACTAGCAAAAGAAGGTTGGAGAAAGATGATTGAAGACAAAGAGATGAGTGGAATTCAGTTATTTTCTGATAAAGCGTTTGAATCTGATTTCGTAACGGGTTATAAAATTAACTCGATTCCAAGATTTATTTTAATAGATCCAAATGGTAATATTGCAGATGCTGATGCACCAAGACCTTCTTATCCAAATATAAAAGCCTATTTTGAGGCTTACGGAATTTAA
- the hutH gene encoding histidine ammonia-lyase, producing the protein MNSAHIISTKSLDLEAIQTIILEQKQLKLSDESVDKIKNCRLYLDKKLKAETRPIYGINTGFGSLYNVKISKENLTKLQENLMMSHACGTGDLVPNEIVKLMLLLKIQSISYGHSGVQLQTVQRLIDFYNNDILPLVYTQGSLGASGDLAPLAHLSLPIIGKGKVYYKDAVLEAEDVLKHFGWQPITLQSKEGLALLNGTQFMSAYGIFLLIKSYKLSYLADLIGSISIDAFDGRIEPFNQLIHLVRPHNGQLKTAARVSEFLEGSEIINQEKQHVQDPYSFRCIPQVHGATKDTLEFVRKTFVIEINSVTDNPNIFANEDEIISGGNFHGQPLALALDYLKIAMAELGNISERRVFQLVSGLRGLPAFLVNNPGLNSGFMIPQYTAASIVSANKQLATPASIDSIVSSNGQEDHVSMGANAATQAYKLVNNVERVLAIELFNASQALDFRLPLKSSPFIEQFLSSYRQVVPFIKEDEILHDDIEASIDFITTIIIDSDELFN; encoded by the coding sequence ATGAATTCTGCACATATAATATCCACAAAGTCATTAGATTTGGAAGCTATCCAAACTATAATTTTAGAGCAAAAGCAATTAAAATTATCTGATGAATCTGTTGATAAAATTAAAAACTGTAGATTATATCTAGACAAAAAATTAAAAGCAGAAACAAGACCAATATATGGTATAAACACTGGCTTTGGGTCTTTATACAACGTTAAGATTTCTAAAGAAAACTTAACAAAACTTCAAGAAAATTTAATGATGTCTCATGCTTGTGGTACTGGAGATTTAGTGCCAAATGAGATAGTTAAACTCATGTTGTTGTTAAAAATTCAGTCAATAAGTTATGGACATTCTGGAGTGCAATTACAAACTGTACAAAGACTTATCGATTTTTACAATAATGATATCTTACCATTAGTTTACACACAAGGATCGCTTGGTGCATCTGGAGATTTAGCACCTTTAGCACATTTGTCTTTACCCATAATTGGAAAAGGTAAAGTGTATTATAAAGATGCTGTTTTAGAAGCAGAAGATGTATTAAAGCATTTTGGTTGGCAACCAATTACATTACAATCTAAAGAAGGATTAGCATTGTTAAATGGTACTCAGTTTATGAGTGCTTACGGTATTTTTTTGCTTATAAAATCTTATAAATTATCTTATTTAGCAGATCTTATTGGAAGTATATCTATTGATGCTTTTGATGGTAGAATAGAGCCATTCAATCAGTTAATTCATCTAGTTAGACCGCATAACGGACAATTAAAAACAGCAGCACGTGTAAGTGAGTTTTTGGAAGGAAGTGAAATTATAAACCAAGAAAAACAGCATGTACAAGATCCATATAGTTTTAGATGTATTCCGCAAGTTCATGGCGCAACTAAAGATACATTAGAATTTGTACGAAAGACTTTTGTTATAGAAATTAATTCGGTTACAGATAATCCAAATATTTTTGCAAATGAGGATGAAATTATTTCTGGAGGAAATTTTCATGGTCAACCTTTAGCTTTAGCATTAGACTATTTAAAAATAGCTATGGCAGAATTAGGTAACATTTCTGAACGTCGAGTGTTTCAATTAGTATCAGGATTAAGAGGATTACCAGCATTTTTAGTAAATAATCCAGGATTAAATTCTGGGTTTATGATTCCGCAATACACAGCTGCAAGTATAGTTAGTGCCAATAAGCAATTAGCTACTCCAGCCTCTATAGATAGTATTGTGTCTAGTAACGGACAGGAAGATCACGTTAGTATGGGAGCCAACGCTGCAACTCAAGCTTATAAGTTAGTAAATAATGTAGAGCGCGTGTTAGCTATTGAATTGTTTAATGCTTCACAAGCATTAGATTTTAGACTACCATTAAAATCTAGTCCTTTTATAGAACAATTTTTATCAAGCTATCGTCAAGTTGTACCGTTTATTAAAGAAGATGAAATATTACACGATGATATAGAAGCTTCAATAGACTTTATTACAACTATAATTATAGACTCAGATGAGTTGTTTAATTAA